TAGGCTACTGGCAATCTCTGCCTTGTTTTTCATTTGCTGCCTTAGCTCCAGTGCTGAGAGATAGCTTTCAAGTGCGTCGGCGTATTCAGTTCTTTGCAAAAAGATGTTTCCACGTAGGGTGTATGTTTTAGCTAACCCAAGAGTGTCAAAGTTCTTCTCTCTAATGGAGAGTGCTGAATCAAGAAGTATTTGAGCTTTATTGCCTTGCTGTTTCTCCTTGAAGCAGAGAGCTAGATTTTCAAATAGCACTGCCTTTATGTCCGGCTGACCAGCCTCAGTTGGAATGGTTGTTAATCCCATTCTATAGGCGGTAATGGCAGAGTCTTGTTGTCCAAACCTAAAATATATGCTCCCCTTTAGGTTAAGTGTAGTGGGTAACCATTGTGGTGCATGTTGTCTTGCCTCAGCAATAGCTTGTTCTATTGAGGTTATGGCATTGTTGAGTTGACCTAAATCTCTACTGCACAAGGCTTGATTAGCCAATCCACGAATGATGATATTGTGGTTGTTTTGGGTATTACCTATTGTAGTGGCTTGAGAAAAGGCAACCATTGCCTTGGTGAAGTTGGCCTCGCTCCAGTACTCGCCTCCAATTTGTAAAAGCACGTCGGCCTTCAGCGTGTCGTTTCCTGAAGACTTTGCTACCGAAAGAGCATCACCCAACTTGCTCATTGCTTTTTCACTTTCCCCTTGTTTTTGGAGGAAAACCCCATATTGCATCAGCGCAATTACCTGATAGGCTTTGTGTCCAATTTTTTTTGATTGTTTTATTGCTGTAGTATAGTCGTCAGTGGCCTCCTTGTTGTGTTCCAATTTGGCTTCCGATATCGCCCTCACAAGATGGAGCAATGTAGATGATTGGTCCGAATGAGTTGAGCTGGTTAACTTGAGGGTTGTGGTTTCAATTAGGGTGGCAGCCTTTTTTTGCGAAAAAGTTGAGTTTACATCTGTTATTCTGCCAAAAAGTGTTAGCAATGAATCACTTGTGCTTTTTTGCGCGCTAGCATTAAGTGATAGGCAAAGCATTAAGATTGCAAGACTTGAGATGAACGAGGATGGTAATCTTTTTTTCATTTGGTTTGGCGTCGAATATTGCTGTCAGTTTTTCTAAATGATCATTTACCTTCCTAGATGCTGGCTCCAATCTATGTCCAATCGCGAAATTGAATTCAAATACCTCATGATTCCATCGGCCTCAATCATAATGTTTTCCAGATAGGAGTTTTTGAAAGGTATTTCAATAGTTATTGCAAACATTGTGTAGGCAATGTAAGGTGTTCAATACGATCAGAATAAAATGATTTAAGATCATTAATCGTTGAAATATTGTCAATTTCTTAATATATGCAGGAGCCTTGAAAACAATAGATGCAGGGCTATGATATCTCTTTTTCTAATTTGGCTGGAAGCGTAAAAAAGAAGGTGGTTCCTTTTCCAACTTGACTCTCCACCCAAATTGTTCCCAAATTTTTGTTGATAAATTCTTTGCAAATGATAAGGCCAAGTCCGGTGCCTTTTTCGTTCCAGGTGCCATGCGTGCTGTTTGAAGATTCTAGGGAAAATAATTCAGGAATCTTATCCTTTTCGATACCGATGCCGTTGTCGGTAACAGCAACTTCAACTTGATTGTTGAGAACCTTAGTGGCAATCCATATTTTTCCTCCAGGTTGGGTGAATTTAATAGCATTACTCAACAGGTTTCTAAGAACTGTACCAACTAACGTTTTATCTGCATAAGCGTAGGTAGAATCTTGTGACAGCAACTGGGCTGATATTTTCTTTCTCTGGAGAAGGTTAGCCTGAATATCAATCTCTTCACGAATTAGATGGTCGATGAGGAAGTATTCAGGGGCGAATGGAATTTTGCCAGTTTGCGTGCGTGACCATTCCAGTAAGTTTTCTATCAACAGGAAGAGTTTCTCTGCTGAATCATAAAGTGCCTTGCTGTATTCTTTAACGTCAGCCAACTTTTCCTCTTCAGCACTGGTGGCAAGAATATCGCTAAAGCCCAAAAGGGCGTTGAATGGATTCTTTAAGTCGTGAGCAATTATGGAAAAGAATTTATCTTTAGTTGCATTTAGTTGTTTGAGGTTTGCTTCAGATTCCTGCAGACGTTGATTAGCTCTTTCCATTTCACCGTTGGCAGCGGAGAGTAGTTTGTTGTTCTTCTTTTTCATCCGAAGATTGCTGAAAAGGGCTATTCCTAACAAAAGGGCAAGAAGGAGAGATATTATTAACGCATGTTGGAAAATTGCCTGCCTGTCGAGGTCCAGATTTTTTATCTGGTTGTCTTTTTTCAGAATGTTTATTTCATTTTCTTTTGCCTCCAAGTCAAATTTGGCTTGAACCTCTAACAACTTTTCGTTAGACTTTCGGCTGTAGAGGCTATCTTTAAGAATAATTTCCTTGGATTGGTATTCAAAAGCCTGCTTGTAATTTCCCATTTTCGCCTTAAGCTTCGAAAGAATCTGATAGCTTTCTTCCTGTATGTCAGTGGCCTTGATTGCAATGGCACTGTTCAGGGCTTCAAATACGTATTTGTGGCTTAGGTTGAACTGTTTTTTTGCGAAAAATACATTGGCTAAATTGTTTTTGGTATTGGCGATGCTGTATGCATCGTTAATTTCTTGCGAAAGTTTCAACGACGCAAAATAATGAGTTTCTGCTTTATCAAGCTGGTCGATTCGGGCATAAAGATAGCCAAGGTTGTTCAATGAAGTTGCCTGACCGTTTATGTCTTTCATCTCTTTAGCAATTTCGAGCGACCGTGTGTAGTATTCTAATGCCTTAGAATTGTTGTGCTTGTCGTTGTATATTATACCAATGTTGTTCAGGGCAATAGAGACTCCATACTTATTGCCCATCTTTTGAAATGCTTCAAGTGCTCGCTGGTAATGTTCAAGAGCTAGGTCTAGGTTCTGCATCTGTTCGTGAATGTTACCTATACTGTTATGAATGTTACCCGAATATTGACTGAGGTTGTTGGCGTAGAGTATGTTTAAGGCAGATATGTAATATTCAAGTGCCTTGTTGGGTGTTCCCAAATCCGAATAAACTGTGCCGATGCTGCTAATATAATTTGCCTCTGAGCGATAGTTGCTAAGTTCTCCCTCAATTGATGCTGCCTTTCGATAATAATCAATAGCCTTGATATACTCCTTTTTGTCTAGAAAGAGCAGGGCCAAATTGTTGTAAATCGAAGCAACTTTGCCTTTCTGTCCTTTCGCACTTCGTATTGCAAGCGATTTTTGGTAGTAGCTGATGGCGCCGTTGGAGTCACCTGTAATTGACAGGATGTTAGCCATTGCGTTTTGAGCGTCACTTAAGAGTAGCTGATCGTCATTGTTTTGAGCGACGGTTGCAGATTCTTGTGCGTAGTATAGACTTGAATCGACATTGATATACCAGTAATACTTCGAAAGATTGATGAGTGCTTGAACTTTTATGCTTGGCGTTGTTGCATTGTTAAGTTGCAGCAAAAGACTGTCAGGAGGCTGGGCCTTTCCCGTCCCCGCAAAAGCAGCCACTACTATGGCAATAATGCAAATGTTTTTTATGACAGCCATGGAAAACCCAAATCTTGAACTGTTAAAAGTAAAAAAAATGCTGGATAATAGGAAAAATAAGCGGCGTTGTATTAATTGCTAAACCTATTTGTTGTTGGATTTCATTACTTTACTTGTAATGATTCCGTCGATAAAGGTTGTCTCCAGAATTTCGTCTGATTCAACTATGGCTACCGATTTTACCGCTTTCCCCTTGATTCGAGTTATGGAGAAGCCTTTCCGGAGGAGATTGTTCGGGTGCATGTTTGTGATGATAAGTGATCGGGTATGCAGTAGCTTATGCTCAGTAAGTATTGTTTGACCTAATTGATGAGTAAGTTCGTTTTTAATCCTGCATAACGACTTGTTTTTCTCCTCAAAAATGGTCACAGGAGCCCTTTTAGCAAACAGTTGGAACGCATTTACCCGCAGCGCTTCTTTGCGGAGTTTTTGATCAACGCTACTCTTAATTTCCATGGCAATGCGTTCAACCTTTCGCTGTTTTAGAACGATGAGATTCTGAATTTTCCTAAAATTTTGGACGTGCTGCCTAAGGTTATCGTTCGCGATTTCAAAAAAGGACTCAAGGTAGTCAGCAACCCAATTTCCAAACTGAGAGAATTTTTGGTCAGCTTCTACCATGGTGGATAGAATAAGCTCGGCTGCTGCTGTTGGTGTCTTAACAGATGTATGGGAAACCATGTCAGCAATGGAGATATCCTTGGTGTGTCCAATTCCGGTGATAACCGGCAAAGGCATTTGTGCAAGGTGTAGCGAAAGCCAGTAAGAGTCGAAGCAGGAGAGGTCGGCTTGCGCACCACCGCCTCTTATGAGAACAATAGCATCAAATTTATCTCTTTCCTCAAAAATATTTTCTAGTGCTTTCAGAATAGATGGTTCTGCATCTTTACCCTGCATAATGGCGCCGAAGAGCGAAGTTTTGATGTAAAAGCCATGTGCATTGGACAGTAACTGGTGCATAAAGTCTTGGTATCCGGCCGATTTCTCTGATGCAATAACAGCTAATCGTTGAGGTATTTCAGGGAAAGGCAGCTGCTTGTTCATGTCAAAAACCCCGTCATCGATAAGTTGCTGAATGGTTTGTTGCCGCTGCAACTCTAACTCCCCTATGGTGTAAGTTGGGTCTATGTCCATTACTTTAAGCGAAAGGCCATAAATTTCATGAAACTCAACGGTTGCCCGAATTAGAATTTTCATTCCCTCTGCCAGTGGCCGTCCGGTTGTCATTTCGAAATAGGGACGAAGCATTCGAAAAGTGGCTGCCCAAATGGTGGCTGAGGCCTTCGCTTTGATTGATGCGCTTCGGTCATCTTTCTGGATAAGTTCAAGGTAACAATGTCCTGATGCGCTAATTTTTATTTC
This window of the Williamwhitmania sp. genome carries:
- a CDS encoding tetratricopeptide repeat-containing sensor histidine kinase translates to MAVIKNICIIAIVVAAFAGTGKAQPPDSLLLQLNNATTPSIKVQALINLSKYYWYINVDSSLYYAQESATVAQNNDDQLLLSDAQNAMANILSITGDSNGAISYYQKSLAIRSAKGQKGKVASIYNNLALLFLDKKEYIKAIDYYRKAASIEGELSNYRSEANYISSIGTVYSDLGTPNKALEYYISALNILYANNLSQYSGNIHNSIGNIHEQMQNLDLALEHYQRALEAFQKMGNKYGVSIALNNIGIIYNDKHNNSKALEYYTRSLEIAKEMKDINGQATSLNNLGYLYARIDQLDKAETHYFASLKLSQEINDAYSIANTKNNLANVFFAKKQFNLSHKYVFEALNSAIAIKATDIQEESYQILSKLKAKMGNYKQAFEYQSKEIILKDSLYSRKSNEKLLEVQAKFDLEAKENEINILKKDNQIKNLDLDRQAIFQHALIISLLLALLLGIALFSNLRMKKKNNKLLSAANGEMERANQRLQESEANLKQLNATKDKFFSIIAHDLKNPFNALLGFSDILATSAEEEKLADVKEYSKALYDSAEKLFLLIENLLEWSRTQTGKIPFAPEYFLIDHLIREEIDIQANLLQRKKISAQLLSQDSTYAYADKTLVGTVLRNLLSNAIKFTQPGGKIWIATKVLNNQVEVAVTDNGIGIEKDKIPELFSLESSNSTHGTWNEKGTGLGLIICKEFINKNLGTIWVESQVGKGTTFFFTLPAKLEKEIS
- the xseA gene encoding exodeoxyribonuclease VII large subunit, with protein sequence MSQPKHISLYELNQQIRQAMEERFPESAWVIAEISEIKISASGHCYLELIQKDDRSASIKAKASATIWAATFRMLRPYFEMTTGRPLAEGMKILIRATVEFHEIYGLSLKVMDIDPTYTIGELELQRQQTIQQLIDDGVFDMNKQLPFPEIPQRLAVIASEKSAGYQDFMHQLLSNAHGFYIKTSLFGAIMQGKDAEPSILKALENIFEERDKFDAIVLIRGGGAQADLSCFDSYWLSLHLAQMPLPVITGIGHTKDISIADMVSHTSVKTPTAAAELILSTMVEADQKFSQFGNWVADYLESFFEIANDNLRQHVQNFRKIQNLIVLKQRKVERIAMEIKSSVDQKLRKEALRVNAFQLFAKRAPVTIFEEKNKSLCRIKNELTHQLGQTILTEHKLLHTRSLIITNMHPNNLLRKGFSITRIKGKAVKSVAIVESDEILETTFIDGIITSKVMKSNNK